The following proteins are co-located in the Thermus thermophilus HB8 genome:
- a CDS encoding dipeptidase: MDLTELFAFLSIPSVSTDPARREDVRRAALWLEERLKARGFRTELHETPLHPILYAERFVDEKAPTVLVYGHYDVQPPDPLELWESPPFSPVVREGRIYARGASDDKGQLFAHVLAAEEAPVNLKFLVEGEEEIGSPHLPPFVRANREKLRADVVLVSDGAMFAPHTPTLTYGLRGLCYLEVRLRGARRDLHSGAFGGVAPNPIQALGWLLARLKDEGTGRVLIPGFYERVRPVPEEEKALWPSLDEEALKRELGVEILPGEEGYAPLERLWARPTLDPNGIWGGYQGEGSKTVIPAEAGMKLSMRLVPDQDPEEVADQAEAYLKAVCPPGYALEVRRLHGGRPVLTDPFSPPMRLMARALEEVWGRPPVYTREGGTIPVVAELKETLGAPIVLLGLGLPDDNLHAPNEKLDLVNLEKGVEVIRRFHRLLAG, from the coding sequence GTGGACCTCACCGAGCTTTTTGCCTTTCTCTCCATCCCCTCCGTCTCCACCGACCCGGCCCGGCGGGAGGACGTGCGCCGGGCGGCCCTTTGGCTTGAGGAGAGGCTTAAGGCCCGGGGCTTCCGCACCGAGCTCCACGAGACCCCCCTCCACCCCATCCTCTACGCCGAGCGGTTCGTGGACGAGAAGGCCCCCACCGTCCTGGTCTACGGCCACTACGACGTCCAGCCCCCGGATCCCCTGGAGCTTTGGGAGAGCCCGCCCTTCTCCCCGGTGGTGCGGGAGGGCCGGATCTACGCCCGGGGGGCCTCCGACGACAAGGGGCAGCTTTTCGCCCACGTCCTCGCGGCGGAGGAGGCCCCGGTCAACCTGAAGTTCCTGGTGGAGGGGGAGGAGGAGATCGGAAGCCCCCACCTCCCCCCCTTCGTGCGGGCGAACCGGGAGAAGCTCCGGGCGGACGTGGTGCTCGTCTCCGACGGGGCCATGTTCGCCCCCCACACCCCGACCCTCACCTACGGCCTCCGGGGGCTTTGCTACCTGGAGGTGCGGCTTAGGGGGGCGAGGCGGGACCTCCACTCGGGGGCCTTCGGGGGCGTGGCCCCGAACCCCATCCAGGCCCTGGGGTGGCTCCTCGCCCGGCTGAAGGACGAGGGGACGGGGAGGGTCCTGATCCCGGGCTTCTACGAGAGGGTGCGCCCCGTCCCCGAGGAGGAAAAGGCCCTCTGGCCCTCCCTGGACGAGGAGGCCCTGAAGCGGGAGCTTGGGGTGGAGATCCTCCCCGGGGAGGAGGGCTACGCCCCCCTGGAACGGCTTTGGGCCCGGCCCACCCTGGACCCGAACGGCATCTGGGGCGGCTACCAGGGAGAGGGCTCCAAGACGGTGATCCCCGCCGAGGCGGGGATGAAGCTCTCCATGCGCCTGGTGCCGGACCAGGACCCGGAGGAGGTGGCGGACCAGGCCGAGGCCTACCTGAAGGCCGTCTGCCCCCCCGGCTACGCCCTGGAGGTGCGGAGGCTCCACGGGGGCAGGCCCGTCCTCACCGACCCCTTTAGCCCGCCCATGCGCCTCATGGCCCGGGCCCTGGAGGAGGTCTGGGGAAGGCCCCCCGTCTACACCCGGGAGGGCGGGACGATCCCCGTGGTGGCCGAGCTCAAGGAAACCCTGGGGGCGCCCATCGTCCTTCTGGGCCTGGGGCTTCCCGACGACAACCTCCACGCCCCCAACGAGAAGCTGGACCTGGTGAACCTGGAGAAGGGGGTGGAGGTCATAAGGCGCTTCCACCGCCTCCTTGCGGGGTAG
- a CDS encoding tRNA-binding protein, whose product MTPLEAFQILDLRVGRVLRAEPHEKARKPSYKLWVDLGPLGVKQSSAQITELYRPEDLVGRLVVCAVNLGAKRVAGFLSEVLVLGVPDEAGRVVLLAPDREVPLGGKVF is encoded by the coding sequence ATGACCCCTCTGGAAGCTTTCCAGATCCTTGATCTGCGGGTGGGGCGGGTCCTCCGGGCGGAGCCCCACGAGAAGGCGCGCAAGCCCAGCTACAAGCTCTGGGTGGACCTCGGGCCCCTCGGGGTGAAGCAGAGCTCGGCCCAGATCACGGAGCTCTACCGCCCCGAGGACCTGGTGGGCCGGCTCGTGGTCTGCGCCGTGAACCTTGGGGCCAAGCGGGTGGCGGGCTTCCTCTCCGAGGTCCTGGTCCTCGGGGTCCCCGACGAGGCGGGGCGGGTGGTCCTCCTCGCCCCGGACCGGGAGGTGCCCCTGGGGGGGAAGGTGTTCTAA
- a CDS encoding phenylacetate--CoA ligase family protein yields the protein MDRLARFREVVAKAKAHPVYREKLRDVDPEKLTLKDLSSLPPTTREEWLAYLGENPKPPEGASLMHLTPSPVLGWMPEYLSQEDLHYQAEALAAHYRRLGLVGKKVLVAFSYHVFAGGWLFHQALWRAGNLVFPHGPGEAKRVAELGERYGFDVLVTNPSFALKVAQAGGRFPLLLAGGEPFTSVPGFRERVEEALGGVALDAYGTSELGIVAGERPEKDGLWEIPEMAVLEVLDPETLRPVADGEKGELVVTALSRTLMPMVRFRTGDLAVAERREGLTVLPRGVFGRTDQMVKVKGVKLYPTELAPVLAGFGLDPKGFQVVVERKLEGTDKLVLRLKAEKVPPGLFEAIQKATGLKVDEVELVETLEGGLLVDRRF from the coding sequence GTGGACCGGCTTGCGAGGTTCAGAGAAGTGGTGGCCAAGGCGAAGGCCCACCCCGTCTACCGGGAGAAGCTCCGCGACGTGGACCCGGAGAAGCTCACCCTAAAGGACCTCTCCTCCCTCCCCCCCACCACCCGGGAGGAGTGGCTCGCCTACCTCGGGGAAAACCCCAAGCCCCCGGAAGGGGCGAGCCTCATGCACCTCACCCCAAGCCCCGTCCTGGGCTGGATGCCCGAGTACCTCTCCCAGGAGGACCTCCACTACCAGGCCGAGGCCCTGGCGGCGCACTACAGAAGGCTCGGCCTCGTGGGCAAGAAGGTGCTTGTGGCCTTCAGCTACCACGTCTTCGCGGGGGGGTGGCTCTTCCACCAGGCCCTTTGGCGGGCGGGGAACCTGGTCTTTCCCCACGGGCCCGGGGAGGCGAAGCGGGTGGCGGAGCTCGGGGAGCGCTACGGCTTTGACGTCCTCGTCACCAACCCCTCCTTCGCCCTGAAGGTGGCCCAGGCGGGAGGGCGCTTCCCCTTGCTCCTTGCCGGGGGGGAGCCCTTCACCTCCGTGCCGGGCTTCAGGGAGCGGGTGGAGGAGGCCCTGGGGGGCGTGGCCCTGGACGCCTACGGCACCAGCGAGCTCGGCATCGTGGCCGGGGAGCGGCCCGAAAAGGACGGGCTCTGGGAGATCCCGGAGATGGCCGTCCTCGAGGTCCTGGACCCCGAGACCTTAAGGCCCGTGGCGGACGGGGAAAAGGGGGAGCTCGTGGTCACCGCCTTAAGCCGCACCCTCATGCCCATGGTGCGCTTCCGCACCGGGGACCTGGCGGTGGCGGAAAGGCGGGAGGGCCTCACGGTGCTTCCCCGCGGGGTCTTCGGCCGCACGGACCAGATGGTGAAGGTGAAGGGGGTCAAGCTCTACCCCACGGAGCTCGCCCCCGTCCTGGCGGGGTTTGGCCTGGACCCCAAGGGCTTCCAGGTGGTGGTGGAGAGGAAGCTGGAAGGCACCGACAAGCTCGTCCTCCGCCTCAAGGCGGAAAAGGTCCCCCCCGGCCTCTTTGAGGCCATCCAGAAGGCCACGGGGCTCAAGGTGGACGAGGTGGAGCTGGTGGAAACCCTGGAAGGGGGCCTCCTGGTGGACCGCCGCTTCTGA
- a CDS encoding glycoside hydrolase family 130 protein, whose product MTISELEETLKEEARLFLSRARGLRGPHTEDLFARRVYIGPEDVHVENYPRRPLAVFNPGAVLEGEVVHLFPRLVFEYYSYASAIGHATLPLKDLLAGRIPKPLPVRILLYPTELFEAVRGCEDARAHRREEGYALFYTGVGKLGDARNTDSKEVFTAILSLAEFDEAFQLKRKAPIRIGLSGEETGLALYLPTKNATFLEGDHVLLRPSLSGLPDLCWRGRLDPKTLKAYDLRPVLAPEAFEYKVGWSTNALRLPDGTYLVAYHGILRHDLSYRHGFMRLSPEGRPLGLSHYLLAPQGLAECYGDRPLTLYGNGLLLHGEELVFVGGVGDYAIGVFTAPLEEVLKRVVPL is encoded by the coding sequence ATGACCATCTCCGAGCTGGAGGAAACCCTTAAGGAGGAGGCCCGGCTCTTCCTCAGCCGGGCCCGGGGGCTTAGGGGCCCCCACACGGAGGACCTCTTCGCCCGCAGGGTGTACATCGGCCCCGAGGACGTGCACGTGGAGAACTACCCCCGCCGCCCGCTGGCGGTCTTCAACCCCGGGGCGGTGCTGGAGGGGGAGGTGGTCCACCTCTTCCCCCGCCTCGTCTTTGAGTACTACAGCTACGCCTCCGCCATCGGCCACGCCACCTTGCCCCTAAAGGACCTCCTCGCGGGGCGGATCCCCAAGCCCCTCCCCGTGCGCATCCTCCTCTACCCCACGGAGCTCTTTGAGGCGGTGCGGGGGTGCGAGGACGCCCGGGCCCACCGCCGGGAGGAGGGGTACGCCCTCTTCTACACGGGGGTGGGGAAGCTGGGGGACGCCCGCAACACCGACAGCAAGGAGGTCTTCACCGCCATCCTCTCCCTGGCGGAGTTTGACGAGGCCTTCCAGCTCAAGCGGAAGGCCCCCATCCGCATCGGCCTCTCCGGGGAGGAGACGGGGCTTGCCCTCTACCTCCCCACCAAGAACGCCACCTTCCTCGAGGGGGACCACGTCCTCCTCAGGCCCAGCCTCTCGGGCCTTCCCGACCTCTGCTGGCGGGGCAGGCTGGACCCCAAGACCCTCAAGGCCTACGACCTCCGGCCCGTCCTCGCTCCGGAGGCCTTTGAGTACAAGGTGGGCTGGTCCACCAACGCCCTGAGGCTCCCCGACGGCACCTACCTCGTGGCCTACCACGGGATCCTCCGCCACGACCTTTCCTACCGCCACGGCTTCATGCGCCTAAGCCCGGAAGGGCGGCCTTTGGGGCTTTCCCACTACCTCCTCGCCCCCCAGGGCCTAGCGGAGTGCTACGGGGACCGCCCCCTCACCCTCTACGGCAACGGCCTCCTCCTCCACGGGGAGGAGCTCGTCTTCGTGGGGGGCGTGGGGGACTACGCCATCGGGGTCTTCACCGCGCCCCTGGAGGAGGTCCTGAAGCGGGTGGTGCCCCTCTAA
- a CDS encoding 5-(carboxyamino)imidazole ribonucleotide synthase, producing MIGILGGGQLGRMLALAGYPLGLSFRFLDPSPEACAGQVGELVVGEFLDEGALLRFAEGLALVTYEFENVPVEAARRLEGRLPLYPPAKALEVAQDRLREKTFFQGLGVPTPPFHPVDGPEDLEEGLKRVGLPALLKTRRGGYDGKGQALVRTEEEALEALKALGGRGLILEGFVPFDREVSLLAVRGRTGEVAFYPLVENRHWGGILRLSLAPAPGASEALQKKAEAYALRAMEALDYVGVLALEFFQVGEELLFNEMAPRVHNSGHWTIEGAETSQFENHLRAVLGLPLGSTAPRGQSAMVNLIGEKPPFAEVLKVEGAHLHWYGKAVRPGRKVGHITLRRDGLKALEEGLARLSRLVSELPWEGRV from the coding sequence GTGATCGGGATCCTGGGCGGGGGGCAACTCGGGCGGATGCTGGCCCTTGCCGGCTACCCCTTGGGGCTTTCCTTCCGCTTCCTGGACCCTTCCCCCGAGGCCTGCGCCGGGCAGGTGGGGGAGCTCGTGGTGGGGGAGTTTCTGGACGAAGGGGCCCTTTTGCGCTTCGCCGAGGGGCTTGCCCTCGTCACCTACGAGTTTGAGAACGTCCCCGTGGAGGCGGCGAGGCGCCTGGAAGGGAGGCTTCCCCTCTACCCCCCGGCGAAGGCCCTCGAGGTGGCCCAGGACCGCCTCCGGGAAAAGACCTTCTTCCAGGGCCTCGGCGTGCCCACCCCTCCCTTCCACCCCGTGGACGGCCCCGAGGACCTGGAGGAGGGCCTAAAGCGGGTAGGCCTTCCCGCCCTCCTCAAGACGAGGCGGGGCGGCTACGACGGCAAGGGGCAGGCCCTGGTGCGCACGGAGGAAGAGGCCCTAGAGGCTCTGAAGGCCCTGGGGGGCAGGGGGCTTATTCTGGAGGGCTTCGTCCCCTTTGACCGGGAAGTCTCCCTGCTCGCCGTCCGGGGCCGGACGGGGGAGGTGGCCTTCTATCCCCTGGTGGAAAACCGCCACTGGGGAGGGATCCTCAGGCTCTCCCTGGCCCCGGCCCCCGGGGCCTCGGAGGCCCTGCAGAAGAAGGCGGAGGCCTACGCCTTGAGGGCCATGGAGGCCCTGGACTACGTGGGCGTCCTCGCCCTGGAGTTCTTCCAGGTGGGGGAGGAACTCCTCTTCAACGAGATGGCCCCCCGGGTGCACAACTCCGGCCACTGGACGATAGAAGGAGCGGAGACGAGCCAGTTTGAGAACCACCTCCGGGCCGTCCTGGGCCTTCCCCTGGGGAGCACCGCCCCCAGGGGCCAAAGCGCCATGGTGAACCTCATCGGGGAAAAGCCCCCCTTCGCCGAGGTCCTAAAGGTAGAGGGGGCCCACCTCCACTGGTACGGCAAGGCGGTGCGCCCCGGGCGCAAGGTGGGGCACATCACCCTGAGGCGGGACGGCCTAAAGGCCCTGGAGGAAGGCCTCGCGCGGCTTTCGCGCCTGGTCTCCGAGCTTCCCTGGGAGGGACGCGTATGA
- the purE gene encoding 5-(carboxyamino)imidazole ribonucleotide mutase produces the protein MAPLVGLIMGSRSDWETMRHAAETLEALGIPYEVRVVSAHRTPDLMAEYAKTAEERGIQVIIAGAGGAAHLPGMTAAHTALPVLGVPVESRALGGLDSLLSIVQMPAGVPVGTLAIGKAGAVNAALLAASILGLKHPEILKRLKAYRKAQTEAVLAHPDPREEA, from the coding sequence ATGGCGCCGTTGGTAGGCCTGATCATGGGTTCCCGCTCCGACTGGGAGACCATGCGCCACGCGGCGGAGACCCTCGAGGCCCTGGGCATCCCCTACGAGGTGCGCGTGGTCTCCGCCCACCGCACCCCAGACCTCATGGCGGAGTACGCCAAGACCGCCGAGGAACGGGGGATCCAGGTGATCATCGCCGGGGCCGGGGGGGCGGCCCACCTCCCCGGCATGACCGCGGCCCACACCGCCCTCCCCGTCCTCGGGGTGCCGGTGGAAAGCCGGGCCCTAGGGGGCTTAGACTCCCTCCTTTCCATCGTGCAGATGCCCGCGGGCGTCCCCGTGGGCACCCTGGCCATCGGGAAAGCAGGGGCGGTGAACGCCGCTTTGCTTGCCGCAAGCATCCTGGGCCTCAAGCACCCCGAGATCCTAAAGCGCCTCAAGGCCTACCGCAAGGCCCAGACGGAGGCCGTCCTCGCCCACCCCGACCCCAGGGAGGAGGCGTGA
- a CDS encoding sodium-dependent bicarbonate transport family permease: MDALELLRLNLLSPMVLAYFLGVAARLLKSDLAFPEALYTALSIYLLFAIGFKGGVELSHTPLAVVLLPALLTLALGLFRPFPAYLLARRFLRVGREDAAALAAHYGSVSAVTFLAALTFVQAVGDAAPGFMPTLVALLEVPGIVVALLLAKRREGRLGEALHEVLTGKSVVLLLGGLLVGLLSGEEGMKKVEAFFVEPFQGALTLFLLDLGMVAASRLSVLRQVGLRLVLFGVGLALFHGALGVYLGLLVGLGVGGAAVLGAMAASASYIAAPAAVRIALPEANPSLYLTASLAVTFPFNLVLGIPLYRALAVLWGG; the protein is encoded by the coding sequence ATGGACGCGCTGGAGCTTTTGCGCCTCAACCTCCTCTCCCCCATGGTCCTCGCCTACTTCTTGGGGGTCGCGGCCCGGCTTTTAAAGAGCGACCTCGCCTTCCCCGAGGCCCTCTACACCGCCCTTTCCATCTACCTCCTCTTTGCCATCGGCTTCAAGGGCGGGGTGGAGCTTTCCCACACGCCCTTGGCTGTGGTGCTCCTTCCCGCCCTCCTCACCCTGGCCCTGGGGCTTTTCCGCCCCTTCCCCGCCTACCTCCTCGCCCGGCGGTTCCTCCGGGTGGGGCGGGAGGACGCGGCCGCCCTCGCGGCCCACTACGGCTCCGTCTCCGCCGTCACCTTCCTCGCCGCCCTCACCTTCGTCCAGGCCGTGGGGGACGCCGCCCCGGGGTTCATGCCCACCCTGGTGGCCCTCCTGGAGGTTCCGGGGATCGTGGTGGCCCTCCTCCTCGCCAAGCGAAGGGAAGGGCGCCTGGGGGAGGCGTTGCACGAGGTCCTCACCGGCAAGAGCGTGGTCCTCCTCCTCGGGGGGCTTCTCGTGGGCCTCCTTTCCGGCGAGGAGGGGATGAAGAAGGTGGAGGCCTTCTTCGTGGAGCCCTTCCAGGGCGCCCTCACCCTCTTCCTCCTGGACCTCGGGATGGTGGCGGCCTCGAGGCTTTCCGTCCTGCGGCAGGTGGGCCTTCGCCTCGTCCTCTTCGGCGTGGGCCTCGCCCTCTTCCACGGGGCCTTGGGGGTGTACCTGGGCCTCCTTGTGGGCCTCGGGGTAGGGGGGGCGGCGGTGCTTGGGGCCATGGCGGCCAGCGCCTCCTACATCGCCGCCCCCGCCGCCGTGAGGATCGCCCTTCCCGAGGCGAACCCCAGTTTGTACCTCACGGCGAGCCTCGCCGTCACCTTTCCCTTTAACCTGGTCCTGGGGATTCCCCTCTACCGCGCCTTGGCGGTCCTTTGGGGAGGTTAG
- a CDS encoding P-II family nitrogen regulator: MDLVPLKLVTIVAESLLEKRLVEEVKRLGAKGYTITPARGEGSRGIRSVDWEGQNIRLETIVSEEVALRILQRLQEEYFPHYAVIAYVENVWVVRGEKYV; the protein is encoded by the coding sequence ATGGACCTGGTGCCCTTGAAGCTCGTGACCATCGTGGCGGAAAGCCTTCTGGAAAAGCGGCTCGTGGAGGAGGTCAAGCGCCTGGGGGCCAAGGGCTACACCATCACCCCGGCGAGGGGGGAGGGCTCCCGGGGGATAAGGAGCGTGGACTGGGAGGGGCAGAACATCCGCCTGGAAACCATCGTGAGCGAGGAGGTGGCCCTGAGGATTTTGCAAAGGCTTCAGGAGGAGTACTTCCCCCACTACGCCGTCATCGCCTACGTGGAAAACGTCTGGGTCGTCCGTGGGGAGAAGTACGTGTAG
- a CDS encoding DedA family protein: MNALLLLAPLSLFLETGLPIGLFVPGGDTLLLALGALAAEGGLEAFPLLPLLFLGSFLGHLLGYALGRYGGKALRRRFPEDLWKKGERLALRYGPLLLLLAPFIGGVRTLTPFLFGAWGFPFSRFLPLVALGSLLWTQGLFLLGYFLGQHLPLWAILLGLLLLGGIGLLLSRRPYSAG, encoded by the coding sequence ATGAACGCCCTCCTCCTCCTCGCCCCCCTCTCCCTCTTCCTGGAGACGGGCCTTCCCATCGGCCTCTTCGTGCCCGGGGGGGACACCCTCCTCCTCGCCCTGGGCGCCCTGGCCGCCGAGGGCGGCCTTGAGGCCTTTCCCCTCCTCCCCCTCCTCTTCCTGGGAAGCTTCCTCGGCCACCTCCTGGGCTACGCCCTGGGGCGCTACGGGGGCAAGGCCCTCAGGCGCCGCTTCCCCGAGGACCTCTGGAAAAAGGGCGAGCGCCTCGCCCTCCGCTATGGCCCCCTCCTCCTCCTCCTCGCCCCCTTCATCGGGGGGGTGCGCACCCTCACGCCCTTCCTCTTCGGGGCCTGGGGCTTCCCCTTCTCCCGCTTCCTCCCCTTGGTGGCCCTGGGAAGCCTCCTCTGGACCCAGGGGCTTTTCCTTCTGGGCTACTTCCTGGGGCAGCACCTCCCCCTTTGGGCCATCCTCTTAGGGCTTCTCCTCCTCGGGGGGATTGGGCTTCTCCTCTCCCGGCGCCCCTACAGCGCCGGGTAG
- a CDS encoding TerC family protein → MELTGALSAIFTLIVLEVILSADNALILGVLVQRLPVHLRRKALFYGILGAYILRGLALLFASLVIQLWWAQALGAAYLLYIALKHFLKPEEAHAPPPLEVSAAQFWKVVAQVELMDLAFAVDSVLVAVAISDELWVIYTGVFLGILALRMLASFVVSLLDRYPRFKHLAYLVVGLAGAKLAVAGWDKFAKEVLHRPELALGLDKEAFSLFILAVLLLGSLWATRKPAPA, encoded by the coding sequence GTGGAACTCACGGGCGCCCTTTCGGCCATCTTCACGCTCATCGTCCTGGAGGTGATCCTCTCGGCGGACAACGCCCTCATCCTCGGGGTCCTCGTACAGCGGCTTCCCGTGCACCTCAGGCGGAAGGCCCTCTTCTACGGGATCCTCGGGGCGTACATCCTAAGGGGCCTCGCCCTCCTCTTCGCGAGCCTCGTCATCCAGCTCTGGTGGGCCCAGGCCCTGGGGGCGGCCTACCTCCTCTACATCGCCCTCAAGCACTTCCTGAAGCCCGAGGAGGCCCACGCCCCCCCGCCCTTGGAGGTGAGCGCGGCCCAGTTTTGGAAGGTGGTCGCCCAGGTGGAGCTCATGGACCTGGCCTTCGCCGTGGACTCCGTGCTGGTGGCCGTGGCCATCTCCGACGAGCTCTGGGTCATCTACACCGGGGTCTTCCTGGGGATCCTCGCCCTCAGGATGCTGGCGAGCTTCGTGGTCTCCCTCCTGGACCGCTACCCCCGGTTCAAGCACCTGGCCTACCTGGTGGTGGGCCTCGCCGGGGCGAAGCTCGCCGTGGCCGGGTGGGACAAGTTCGCCAAGGAGGTCCTCCACCGCCCCGAGCTCGCCCTGGGGCTAGATAAGGAGGCCTTCAGCCTCTTCATCCTCGCCGTCCTCCTCCTGGGGAGCCTCTGGGCCACCCGCAAGCCCGCCCCCGCATGA
- a CDS encoding metal-sulfur cluster assembly factor, with protein sequence MDEARKELPTKEQVLEALKVVYDPEIPVNIVDLGLVYDVEVHENGVVDVTMTLTAIGCPAQDVVKADAEMAVMRLPGVQGVNVEFVWTPPWTPARMTEEGKRMMRMFGFNV encoded by the coding sequence ATGGACGAGGCCCGGAAGGAGCTTCCCACGAAGGAGCAGGTCCTCGAGGCCCTGAAGGTGGTCTACGACCCGGAGATCCCGGTGAACATCGTGGACCTGGGCCTGGTCTACGACGTGGAGGTCCACGAGAACGGGGTCGTGGACGTCACCATGACCCTCACCGCCATCGGCTGCCCCGCCCAGGACGTGGTCAAGGCCGACGCCGAGATGGCCGTCATGCGCCTTCCCGGGGTGCAGGGGGTGAACGTGGAGTTCGTCTGGACCCCGCCCTGGACCCCCGCCCGCATGACGGAGGAGGGCAAGCGCATGATGCGCATGTTCGGCTTCAACGTCTAG
- a CDS encoding NAD-dependent malic enzyme, translating to MPISRYYDVKRDEKGERYLEPYVTGFLLLRLPLLNKGTAFTEEERRLLGLEGLLPPHVHTLEEQKERVYRRYRLIQSPLEKHIYLRHLQDRNEVLFYALVVDHLEEMLPILYTPTVGEAVREFSHIYRYPRGFTASTKNIDRIDEALQNVPLEDVRLIVATDSSAILGIGDQGYGGMAISIGKLTLYTAAGGVGPDKTLPVELDVGTDREDLLKDPLYLGVRHRRLRGEEYFRFLDRFVEAVRRRYPKALIQWEDFAKETAFQVLERYRKVIPSFNDDIQGTGAVALAGVLSACRLKGERLSDQVVVVYGAGAGGIGVAWALVEGMKREGLSEEEAKARVLVLDSKGLLVEGRSMEDYKRPYAQRPERLWGWRFAGEYPNLLETITNARATVLLGLSGQAGSFTEPVVRAMLANTPRPVIFPLSNPTSATEALPDDLVYWTEGRALVAAGSPFPPVGFKGRTVPIGQGNNAFVFPGLGLGAVLSRAREVTDGMVLEAAYALYDYTREHFPERIYPPVGRLREVSPYVAARVMQRALEEGVAEEARVQGLTLEALLDFVKSRFWEPRYLPYRPAPVI from the coding sequence ATGCCCATAAGCCGCTACTACGACGTCAAGCGGGACGAGAAAGGCGAGCGCTACCTGGAGCCCTACGTCACGGGTTTTTTGCTCCTTAGGCTTCCCCTCCTCAACAAGGGCACGGCCTTCACCGAGGAGGAGCGCCGCCTCTTGGGCCTCGAGGGCCTCCTCCCCCCCCACGTCCACACCCTGGAGGAGCAGAAGGAAAGGGTCTACCGCCGCTACCGCCTGATCCAAAGTCCCTTGGAGAAGCACATCTACCTGCGCCACCTCCAGGACCGGAACGAGGTCCTCTTCTACGCCCTTGTGGTGGACCACCTGGAGGAGATGCTCCCCATCCTCTACACCCCCACGGTGGGGGAGGCGGTGCGGGAGTTCTCCCACATCTACCGCTACCCCCGGGGCTTCACCGCGAGCACCAAAAACATTGACCGGATAGACGAGGCCCTCCAGAACGTCCCCTTGGAGGACGTGCGCCTCATCGTGGCCACGGACTCCTCCGCCATCCTGGGGATCGGGGACCAGGGCTACGGGGGGATGGCCATCAGCATCGGCAAGCTCACCCTCTACACCGCCGCGGGCGGGGTGGGCCCCGACAAGACCCTCCCCGTGGAGCTGGACGTGGGCACGGACCGGGAGGACCTCCTCAAGGACCCCCTCTACCTCGGGGTGCGGCACCGGCGCTTGCGGGGGGAGGAGTACTTCCGCTTCCTGGACCGCTTCGTGGAGGCGGTGAGGCGGCGCTACCCCAAGGCCCTCATCCAGTGGGAGGACTTCGCCAAGGAGACGGCCTTCCAGGTGTTGGAGCGCTACCGCAAGGTCATCCCCTCCTTCAACGACGACATCCAGGGCACGGGGGCCGTGGCCCTGGCCGGGGTGCTCTCCGCCTGCCGCTTAAAGGGGGAGAGGCTTTCGGACCAGGTGGTGGTGGTCTATGGGGCGGGGGCCGGGGGGATCGGGGTGGCCTGGGCCTTGGTGGAGGGGATGAAGCGGGAGGGCCTCTCCGAGGAGGAGGCCAAGGCCCGGGTCCTCGTCCTGGACTCCAAGGGCCTCCTCGTGGAGGGGCGGAGCATGGAGGACTACAAGAGGCCCTACGCCCAGAGGCCCGAGCGCCTATGGGGTTGGCGCTTTGCCGGGGAGTACCCCAACCTCCTGGAGACCATCACGAACGCCCGAGCCACGGTCCTCCTCGGCCTTTCCGGCCAGGCGGGAAGCTTCACCGAGCCCGTGGTGCGGGCCATGCTGGCGAACACGCCCCGCCCCGTGATCTTCCCCCTCTCCAACCCCACCTCGGCCACGGAGGCCCTTCCGGACGACCTCGTCTACTGGACGGAGGGGCGGGCCCTGGTGGCCGCGGGAAGCCCCTTCCCCCCGGTGGGCTTCAAGGGGCGCACCGTCCCCATCGGCCAGGGGAACAACGCCTTCGTCTTCCCCGGGCTCGGCCTCGGGGCGGTGCTCTCCCGGGCCCGGGAGGTGACGGACGGGATGGTCCTCGAGGCCGCCTACGCCCTTTACGACTACACCCGGGAGCACTTCCCCGAGCGGATCTACCCCCCGGTGGGGCGGTTGCGGGAGGTCTCCCCCTACGTGGCCGCCCGGGTGATGCAGAGGGCCCTGGAGGAAGGGGTGGCGGAGGAGGCTAGGGTCCAGGGGCTTACCCTCGAGGCCCTCCTGGACTTCGTCAAAAGCCGCTTCTGGGAGCCCCGGTACCTCCCCTACCGCCCCGCCCCGGTAATCTAG